AGATAAAAAGCCATGTGGAAATAAGTACAAAAATAGCTACCGTGACAAATTATGCAATCCATCTACTCACTAAGTTCTTTGTTGCCTATATAAAAATTATAACCTTTACACATTGCATATAGTCCACCAAAACTTTCTGTGCCCCTCCTGTCTTCAGTTTGGCCACCCAGCCACACATAGACCATCTGACTTTCAacacccttctttctctttatgtaAACTCCAAGTCAAAAGCTGGCCAGCCATGGCAAATAAAATGTTTTCTTGAAGCATGTTaagtgtgcacacacacacacacacacacacacacacacacacacacacacacacacacacacacacacacacacacacacacacacacacacacacacacacacacacacacacacacacacacacacacacacacacacacacacacacacacacacacacacacacactaatggtaGGTCTTTTGCTGACCATactttttgtctcttccttcttaatttttatGCTCAAGTACACTATATTAGTTGAAAAGTGCAGACTGGGGATTTCCCATAGGTGGGATGGAGGTGGTGTGATTTGAATACAAAATACTTATGAGAATTGAGATTAATCAAATTTACTGGGACTGAATATGTACCAAATTGTCAGAAACATGTATGGTGTGCCATACTTCTGGTGGCCACACCTGTCAATTGGCTTAATGATGGAGTGAATAAACTCACCAGATTTGTGTAAACATAGAAAGCACTGCCAAATTTCCATGGCTAAATATaattgaatacaataacactactgttgtttttccttaactttttcaTAGTCATTGCATTACTATGAATATgtaccaattttttttcccattgcaTCATCcaccatccatctatctcttctACTGCAAGTTACTTGCCTCAGTGGTGAAATCAGAGTCAATTACAGCAGCTCCCTGATGAGAGGGTACTATACAATGTGAGATGAAGGCATAGATAAAAATAATCTACTTTAGTGtatagtaaagaagaagaaagaaagaaagaaaaaaaaaaaaaaagagagagagagagagaatctttttaTTACAAGATGTGGTAACAACAATCATTCTGCAGTGTAGAGTTGTCTTTCAATACAAACTGACTGTTGTCCAATACATTATATTCTACAAGAAGATACTaccctgctttccttcctgcaTGCCGTGATGAATGAATACATCATGGATCCTTTCATATGACAgatttttattataataatttGTAAGTACCATGAAAATATCAATATAGAATAGCTGATATTGATGTTAGcaatataagagagaaagagagagagagagagagagaagtttcctTTCAAACGTCTAAGCAATCCTGCATCATTATTTAATGGAACTAGTATTTTCACTGaccttccctcctcatccttcccctaTATCcctattcctttccctcccctcctcacccATTCACTTTTCCAtctcccccttttcccctttgcCTACAAACAGGGGACGGAGTCTGTGCTGCTCACAGAGAGGCGTGGATGTTGATAGAGCCTAAAGGCCCACACCTGGAAAGTGCAAACAATCGCAAACCAGCCGCCCACTGCTcctttgatgatgataataataatgatatgataataataataataataataataataataataataattataataataacaataatgataataataataataataatgataataataataataataataactgataatactaacaataataacaataataataataataataataataataataataataataataataacaataataaaaacaataagtgatgataataataataataataataacaacaacaataattcttataataattataataataataataataatagtagcaataatgctaataataataataatattattattattatttttattattattattattattattattattattattattattaattataataacaacaacaacaacaataaaaaagtaataataataatagtaataaagaataaataataataataataataataataataataataatattattattattattttttattattatcaattataataataataacaacaacaacaaaacaaattataataataataacaataataataatgataataatgataataataataataatattattattatttttattattattattattactactattattattattattattattattattattattattattattaattacaataataacaattattgttattattattattattatcattattattatttttattattattatttttattgttatcaattataataataataacaacaacaacaaaactaattataataataataacaataataataatgataataatgataatgataataataataataataatatttttttttattattattattattattattattatgtgtgtgtgtgtgtgtattgtgtataataataataataataataataataataataataataataataataataataataataataataataataataataataataataataataataataataacgacgacgacgacaacaacaacaacaacaataacaacaataatcattGCTATAATCAAAACTAAGCCGACAATAACAGCGTAGTGTTTGACAGAAGCGTAAAGCAGCAGAAGTGAATATTTATGTAGGATTGTGGTTATTTTTGCGCCTCACGTCCAAAGCCAATTATCTTTGGCGGTGAGACATTGCAGGGAAACCAAGAGTTGTCACCCCGCGCTGTGCAATGCCTCCCCGCGCAGCCTGCCACGCCCACCAGCCTGCTCGCGCCTCCTACCGCCctgatatttattattttttatttacctatctggtttcttatccatcttttttttatatttagcatGGAAAAGAtagcagacagaaaaaaaaaaaaaactgcagaacAAACTTATTTcattgcgacacacacacacacacacacacacacacactgtcatgtCCTTTTCAGTACgtacatacaaaacaaaaacaaaatggcaCTGTCACATACACCTCTACACATATTTAATGTATTTCGCTCATGTCTCTGACTCGTGTcgtatttgcttttcttttttccgatTTTCGTTTCCGTCACAAAGTTTATCTTGTGCATTGTcttacctttcattttttttttcctttttaacaacAGTAATATATCCATGCAATTTCATAATTCGGCGTCACGTGACCTATTTGTCGCGGCGCCACATAAGGAATTCTTTTAATCACTATAGTCACTGGCAACTAAAACATCGGCAGTAAGTTATTATCTTCTATGCAAGCCTTCTTACCCTCTTCTGCGCCATCTGCCCACGACTTGAACTCGACCATTTAAAAGAgaaatttcaaaacatttatcccattaTTTTGGCCAACTCTCTTGATCTAGCTTGTTCGAGGACTAGCATCTCAGTAGGCCTTTTTGTTTGAtagttttttgttgtctttggccagttttcccctcttacataaaaaacaacaacaacaacaacaacaactggcaACAGTCCTCTGTCACTACAATCTAACATTCTCCTCCGGACCCatgaattattttttcttccttatctcctcgtCCGTTCTTTCCAAGAACATAGCCTACAGTCTGTACTGTCTATCAAACTACACATGTTTGTATATCATCCCTCACCCCTGCCATACGTTATTAGTGCAAGTAGTAACTCTAAAATATGAAATTCACAAATGAATTTTTACAACTTAATTGAAATTCGCTTTTATTGTCTACATCTTCCACCTACTTGCCAAACCAGTCATCACatacattttcattttactcttAAACCATGCAttatatgaatatatgtctgtatatgcgcagagagagagagagagagagagagagagagagagagagagagaaagggggagggggtaGTCCTGGCAGTGTTTAAGGCGTAACTCAATGGTGGCGAGGGAAACGGTGCTCTTAACCTTACTCTAGAACTTAAAATCAACCGAACTCACAATAATATTATAGTCATGTATCTTTGCCAGACGTCCCCAAGACATTGCCCCATGCCAAACTATCGTACGAAACCACAAAGGTTGGTTGATTAGACTTCTTTGtctacattgaaaaaaaaaaaagaataaataaataaaataaataaataaataaaaaatagataaaaaaaaacatattacacacacatttcttccaTACCCATCCATGATccatcgccacacacacacacgcacacacacacacacacacacacactgttgttaCGTGAATGGCTGttgatgggaaaaaagaaaaaaaaacgaaagaaaaataggaaaaggaaaatatgccaATATTTACATGATGACTTACCAATTCTATATAAACGAATTCAAAAGCGACACAAGGAAACATCAAGTAAGAAATTTTTGGAAGTTTAAAGAAGCTCGTCTTGACTATGCATAAGGGAACCACAGTTTACAGATACCTGGCAAGAAGAAAAACCGCAGAAGTAATTACCAACAACGTATTATCATTTCAAGACACTGGAAATCAATACAATCAATACAGTCTACATAATGGAGGGCTCAAATGTAAAATTAATGAACTGATTTAATACAAACCTATCTAACGTATAACGCGAATGAGAATGTTGTGTAATTTCCATATCATCTCACCACCAAGGAGCCTCTGGTCACCAGCAACTTTATTCGTATACTCAAGAACATAACACCATACTAATGAATATCAAATAAAGAGCTTATCTTCATCAGTGAGAAAATGGTTAAGCTCGAGTGTTACGTAATCATTGaatactatgagagagagagagagagagagagagagagagagagagagagagagagagagagagacgctcaaGATTGTAATAAAGTAAGCTTTTTAAATGAGGAATCCTAACTTCAGTCTTATATTTTTACTCTAGTGGCAAGTGtgctaaaaaaaaggaaaaaaagttatcggaggtgaaaataataataagacggTGTCTTAAAAATTTAGTGTTTAACCGtatcaaggaaaaaatgaaaggagtatTCAATATTTCTTAAAAATAAAGTAGTTTAAAGTACTAAAGATAATGCGAGGCAAAGACAAGTCTGCATGTGTTTTCTGCACATAAATTTTCGCTATGTTGAAGTCTACAAGCTACTTTGCAATAAAAACCTCCTTTGTCCAGGGAAAAATATTCGGGGCTAAAGCCACGAATGGTCAGCCCTTACTACGACACTTGGAAAGACAGACATGTGTGTTTACAGGACCTTGGTGAATACTACTGTGGAAAGACGGCTCGTACGACactgcaacgtgtgtgtgtgtgtgtgtgtgtgtgtttgtaaaaagTAAAACTTTGGAACGCTTTACTGTGGGCTTAAACGTTTAGATTGGCGCACGGGAGGTTGGTGAAAGGTGTAGGCTGTAGGGAATGATCTATATTGTAGAGGGAAAACACAGGAAACAGTTACAAAGGGGAATTCCTCGTGAGAGAAGAGTTTCGGAAGGAGTATCACATCAGTGAAACTTGATTTGATTATGTAATTCTTTCAAATCAAATATGCACAAAGAGTCTTATTCTGCACATGGTTGTCTTTGATGATGTTTCTGAGACCATGGAATAAATTGCCAGGGGCGCCAAAAGAACTTCAGGCTGTAAGAGCCTGGCCTGGAAATTTCATGTTCAGTAATGAAAAATGTCATGCATGTAATGAacgcgagagaaagagagagagagagagagagagagagagagagagagagagagagagagagtatgtaggtaggtaggtaggtaggtaggtaggtaggtaggtaggtaggtaggtaggtaggtaggtagatagatagatagatagatagatagatagatagatagatagatagatagatagatagataaagaacagCAATACATACTTAACATAGGCGCCTGAAGTGGCGACTACTACTGTATTGGTCCACATCACAGCATGGCCATGGTAAggtaggaagagagatgaagctTTCCTGCACCTCCCTCCAGAAATACTACTTACCTGAACCACGTGAAGGCGTCTCTGTTTATCGCGGCCTGACATCCTGGTGAGTTAGAGCGATGCTGGGTGCCGTGATCGCTTCGTCCGGCACCTTCACGCCATTAATCTAGTGTGGAGAAGAGATAggaacataaataaaacaaaacaagataacGAAGAAAAGTGCCAGATAcatatatagtatttttttcctatcaacCTGAAACCAACACTAATAAGAAAACTGATGAAACCAAGTGATAAAGCGGTCGTGTTTCTTTCTTGTGCCACACATTGAAACTGTGGAAGACAAGACGACACCACGCCAATTTACGGCGCCACACGACCCTCAGCACACGTGGCTTCTGGCCTATCAACAGGTACACACACTCCTCTCGGCATACGCCCCTGCTGCAGCACAAATAGCCCGCCAAGAATTAACTCCAGACGAATGGACACCCGTGCAACTCTGGCATGAcccccaccatctctctctctctctctctctctcttggatctAAAAGCGTCTGGTGTTGCTCCAAGATGTTCAGCCTCAGCAGCTCCACGCCCCTTTGCTTGGGGTTGGGCTGAGAGAAGACTATTGAGCTTATAATTTCTCTCGCCGTTTCCTTCTGCGGAAAAGCTGCGGCAACCTATAGGTAGCATACAGGAGGCACGTATGTACGATCAGGGACGATGTAAATCACGTCAGTTTGATCTTCATTCCATTAGAAACTACTttaaactctttcttcttttctagtggatgaaaatgaaaaatattttacttccttcattttctttttttgtgcacTGGGTCAGTCTGCATATAATGTAAGAAAAAGTTTAgtctgcttttatttttctatattcttttctaagaggaagaggaaaaaaaaagcttagtcTGTTCTAATTCTTGAAATGATCAAAGaagaagggagtgaggaagggaggccaTCCGGAAGGAAAGCTCACAGTGGAAAGACATGAGTAACTTGAAAAGAGGTTTAAAATGGCTATAAAGttataatcgtgtgtgtgtgtgtgtgtgtgtgtgtgtgtgtgtgtgtgtgtgtgtgtgtgtgtgtgtgtgtgtgtgtgtgtgtgtgtgtgtgtgtgtgtatgtgtgatggagggagggagagaggagaacatGTAACAATAAGAATGCAGTAAGTTCACCGCCAACCCATAcaactaataaaataattttcTCCATTGCTTTACATCATGAATATTGTATAACAGGGAGAGGCTATCAGGGTGTTAAATAGGTACGTGCACTTCCCTACACTACAACGCACATATGCTACTGTGATGTATCGAGTAACAGCTGGGGTGTTGATCTAGGTCACTCACTTGACAGATGAATCAGGGTTGTTACCAGCACGTGTCAGTTTCACAGGTGAGACTTGCAAGAACTGTCTGACAGGTAATATACTGGTTCTAATGGCATACTGCGCACCTTTTTGCTCCTGGCACGTATTCAAATGCcctttaaaaaaataatgagtgaaagaatTCATAAGCAATTTCCTGGACCTTACTCAGAGTTGGCAGGAGGCGCGGGGCCTAAAATATACCCGGGAAGTGGCGAGGTTtgagggtggtgggtggtgcgcGCATCCCAGTATAAAGAcacacccttcctctctttccttagtCGACGGCTTGCTATCGTGGTGACGGACGTCGCTCAGTGACCCGGTGAATTTAGATCAGACACCGCAATGTCTTCAGTCCAGAAGAAGACCACCACTAAAACCACTAAAACTGTGACCACCAAGAAAACGGAACATGTGCAATCGTCCTCGGTGGACCAGTCTGCCGATGTGCAAGGCGCCATCGCACAAAAAGCCAACACCCTCTCAATTGTCAAGAAAGGTCAGTTTTTAAATGACGCGTACTTTGAGGACACCCGCCAAGACTTCCAGGACGCCATTCAAGATGTGCTAACAAAGTGGGGCGACAAGTCAAAGCCGACCAATGATATTAACAGTTACAGGGACCTCAGAACTCGGGACCTTCGTGATGAAAATCAGGCCATAAAATCATCCGAGGACCAGCGTTACCATAAGGTGAATAACCCTGGCCCGTGCGCACTGCTATACAGGCTTCATGCATTACCAACGGAAAAGGTTACGTATGTGAATTGTACAATGATAATTTTCCCAttccatctatttattattagaTCGTAGTGGACGTTCAGGACTTCATCAATGGAGGGGACGTGAGCGTGAAGACCCTCGATGAAGTGGAGATAGTGGTGGAGGGACGCGTCCAAAAGAAAGTAGGCAATACTACCTCCACTAAGAGCTTCAAGCGGACCTTCATTCTCCCCGACATTGTGCCCGAGTCCATCACTTCTGTGGTGTCTTCCGACGGTGTGCTTATCATCAAGGCTCTCAAAAAGGTTGGTTTCCTAACTGCTGTGTTTGGGACACTGGCTTGTCAGTACATCAATACACGTACATGATAATAACCTGAACAAGTTTAAACAGATGACCTAACCTTCCTTCATCCGGAGACATAAATGCTACCACTCAGTTCCATACatgtattgttattatgatcattatgatcattactattattaccagtattattattattattatgaggcgGGCGATGTTTATGGTCTTGTCATACCACAGGAATCAGAACAGGACGTGAGTGAGTCCGTCACTGTCCAGAAAAAAGTTGTGACGAAGCAACAGACTTCCACCTCCACTGTCGCGACAAGCGGCCAGCAGGATGTCAAGCAGATCGCTATCAATGTGCAGGAGACTCACCCCACTGTGACCAGTCCTCAGCctgaacagcagcaacagacgGTAACCGTGACCAAACAGGTTACGTCTACCACCAGCGACAAGGGCAGCAAGCCACTGCCGATCACAAAGAAGGGCGGCTTCTTTGAAGACACCTTCTTCGAGGATTGCCGCAAGCACTACCAGACGGCGGTGAAGCAAGTGTTGCAGAAGTTCAACGTGACTTCCGCTGGCACTGATGACATCACAACATACCGCAACTTGCGCCAGAAGGACCTTAGGGAGGAGAACCAAGTCGCGACCGTTGATGATGAGGAACAATTCCAAAAGGTCAGTATTCATGATGCTTCCACCACTTAAATACGCACGTAATTCCGTTATTACTttacttgctgctgctgctactggtgctaCTATTGTTATTCCTGCAGTCAATTACGTCTATTCTTGCTGTCTGTTCGTGCGGGGAATGATCATGAGACGAATCTAATAGAGACTTGTTAGAAAAGGGACaattttcactatcattatcattaccaagaGGTTAAGAACAGCAGAGATCCCACATACTTGGCGACCAAACTTGCCAAGATATTAAAGAAAGGCGTTCATGGTGAGGAATCAGTTGTAGTTGCCTCCTTCCATGTCTTAGAGATGTaggcttcaatttttttttcaatgaaaaTCTCAACCTATCTTGGAGTAAAGTTCACGACTTGTCTTTAGAACACTTCACATGACAAGTCTCGCATGCAAATCGGTATAATTTAAAAAAGAGACACCAAAAATGAAATGTTCATAcctatttatacatatatatatatgaaataaataaatacggaGAATATTGCACGTTAGAAATCAGTTTAATTCTAATACCGTGGCCATAACCTGTCTCATGGAATACTCTTTAAAGAACTCAAAGATACATCTAGAAAACGTTTCTTTCCAGATCATTGTGGACGTCAAAGATTTTATGAACGGCGGCGAAGTGACCGTGAAGACCGTGGATGACAGGGAGGTGGTCATCGAGGGTCGCGTCGAGAAGAAGGAGGGTAACAAGACTACCATCAAAAGCTTCTGCAAACGCTTCGTCCTGCCAGAAGACATCCTTGTAGAGTCCGTGACGTCTGTTGCATCATCTGATGGAGTGCTCACCATCACAGCGCCAAGGAAGgtaaggccagagagagagagagagagagagagagagagagagagagagagagagagagagagagagagagagagagagagagagagagagagagagagagagagagagagagagagagagagagtgggggggtggaggagaaacagagagagtgTTTCCATCTATTAACGTAAACTTGGTTTCAGCCTTCAGAAGGTAAAGACGTGAGCGATTCCGTCACTGTCCAGAAAACAGTTGTGACGAAGCAACAGACTTCCACCTCCACTGTCGCGACAAGCGGCCAGCAGGATGTCAAGCAGATCGCTATCAATGTGCAGGAGACTCACCCCACTGTGACCAGTCCTCAGCctgaacagcagcaacagacgGTAACCGTGACCAAACAGGTTACGTCTACCACCAGCGACAAGGGCAGCAAGCCACTGCCGATCACAAAGAAGGGCGGCTTCTTTGAAGACACCTTCTTCGAGGATTGCCGCAAGCACTACCAGACTGCGGTGAAGCAAGTGTTGCAGAAGTTCAACGTGACTTCCACTGGCACTGATGACATCACAACATACCGCAACTTGCGCCAGAAGGACCTTAGGGAGGAGAACCAAGTCGCGACCGTTGATGAAAGCACCGATGTTCACAAAGtaagtgacttttttttattaaatttatcAATAAGATCTTTTGCATGACTGGAATGAAAGCTTATTTCCATCACAACGCTTATTCCAGATCATTGTGGATGTGAAAGACTTTACGGACGGTGGCGAGGTGACTGTGAAGACCGTGGACGAGAGGGAGATAGTTATCGAGGGTCGCATcgagaagaaggaaggcaacAAGACCACCATCAAACGCTTCTGCAAACGCTTTATCTTGCCTGAGGACATCCTTGTGGAATCCGTGACGTCTGTGGTATCTTCTGATGGAGTGCTCACCATCACAGCAAGGAAGAAGGTGGACTTGCAAGCCCTGTATATACTCACAATGAGATTATAGTCATACAGATGTGTTTTCTAACAGTGACTAACAAGCCATTATTCACtataattcatttatttgttatttgttgttgtgatgatgataatgatgatgacgatgactatgatgatgatgatgataataataataataatagtaataataataataatgaaaataatgataataacaacaacaactataataataatgataataataataataatgataataatgataacaataacaataataatagtaacttattattattaatattattattattattattattattattattattattattattattattattaatattattactattattattactattattgttataattattattattgttattattattattattattattattattattattattattattattgttattattattattattattattattattattattattattattattattattattattattattattattattattattattattattattattattattattattattattattattattattattattattattattattattattattattattattattattattattattattattattattattattattattatataataataataataataataataattattattattattattattattattattattattattatcattatccttacTATTATAATAATTGTCATCATAACCATTTTGTAAATGCTGTCAAAAGTAAAAGCATGTCATTGTTACAGGTTGTTGACAGTGGAGCTGAGACGACACAAGTCATTCAGAAAAAGATTACTTCAACAGTACAAACCCAACAAGTGACGGACAAATCCTCAGAGgtgcaagagaaaaaagacactcAGCAGACTAAAGTCACAAAAATCAAGAAGACCAAAGTCGTcaccattacctccaccacTGTTCCCTTCTTTAATGACCCGACTTACATTGAGGATGTCAAGGACTTCCAAgaggccatcaccaccatcatcaagaaGATGAACTTAACAATCAAAGACACTGATACTTTCACTGCTTACAGAAACCGTCGCAAGATCAACCCTAGAAATGAAAATCAGGCCATTTCCGAAAAAGAAACCGACACCGTGAAAAAGGTGCGTCAAGTGATACTATACCGTTCCTGTGTGAGAAATCATTCATTCTGCAGGCTTTCACTTAGGTGTATTTGTTTTCTTGACGTTCCATGACACATTCTAAACCTTTCCATTATACAGCACGGCAACACGCACATGACTCTAACCTAGCATAGGACAGTTCTGTACAAAGATATCACCACTCATTAGAAAGTTTTTACAGGGTACAGATACAACACTCTTAGCATcttaaaacgtgtgtgtgtgtgtgtgtgtgtgtgtgtgtgtgtgtgtgtgtccatcccgTTCGGGATTTACGGGGCATGGTTCTAGCAGTCACCTGATGATCATATATGCCAATTAGAGAATGACGAATCATTTTATGATTTTATGTACATAAAATCAAACTCTCAAAATTGAACTTAAAGCATATAAACAATTCCAGATTATCATGGACGTATGTGACTTCATCGGCGGTGTGACAGTGAAGGTGGACGAACAGATACTGACAGTGGAAGGGAAAGGCAATAGACACACAGAGGGTGGTGGCGTCCAGACCTTCAGCTTCAACCGCCAGTTCATTCTGCCTGATGATGTGAATCCTGACGACATCACAGCCGTCATGACTCCTGAGGGAAtccttatcatcaccatcatcacgaaGCAAGCTGTCACCTCATCGATGgtcacaaagaaagaaactcacgtcaagaaggaaataacagaagtgaaggaagaacctAAGAAAGTCCCTACTGAGGACGTCACTCAGAAaacaaccacaactactacgAAGACCACCAGGACCGTCACCATTACTACCAAAGGTCCATTCTTCAACGACCCGACCTTCGTGGAGGACGTCAAGGACTTCCAGGAGGCCATCACCACAATTATCAAGAAGCTGAATTTGACTGTCACCGAGGATATTTTCACTGTCTACAGGAACTACCGCAAGAACAACCCAAAAATTGAAAATCAAGCCGTCTCGCAAAAAGACACAGACACCATTAAGAAGGTAAGACATTTTGCTAATCTACGGAACAGGAAGTATTATTCTGTAGAGGCGTTGACGTtaaaaagagatggaacagTTGCTACTTTGAAAATTAATAGACCTTCAATGCGCATAATGCATTGTATCTTCTATAAGATTAAAGATATCTGAAACTAAGTAAGCATTTCGTTTCTAAGAAAAAGTGCAAGAGAGCGGGTTTGAAGATTATATGAATCTAGTTGCCGATATAGTTTATCACCATATTTACTTTTGTGTTCATTCTTAAAGCATTCGCAGAATCTCACAAAATTATAAA
The sequence above is drawn from the Portunus trituberculatus isolate SZX2019 chromosome 41, ASM1759143v1, whole genome shotgun sequence genome and encodes:
- the LOC123516543 gene encoding uncharacterized protein LOC123516543 isoform X27, which produces MSSVQKKTTTKTTKTVTTKKTEHVQSSSVDQSADVQGAIAQKANTLSIVKKGQFLNDAYFEDTRQDFQDAIQDVLTKWGDKSKPTNDINSYRDLRTRDLRDENQAIKSSEDQRYHKIVVDVQDFINGGDVSVKTLDEVEIVVEGRVQKKVGNTTSTKSFKRTFILPDIVPESITSVVSSDGVLIIKALKKESEQDVSESVTVQKKVVTKQQTSTSTVATSGQQDVKQIAINVQETHPTVTSPQPEQQQQTVTVTKQVTSTTSDKGSKPLPITKKGGFFEDTFFEDCRKHYQTAVKQVLQKFNVTSAGTDDITTYRNLRQKDLREENQVATVDDEEQFQKIIVDVKDFMNGGEVTVKTVDDREVVIEGRVEKKEGNKTTIKSFCKRFVLPEDILVESVTSVASSDGVLTITAPRKPSEGKDVSDSVTVQKTVVTKQQTSTSTVATSGQQDVKQIAINVQETHPTVTSPQPEQQQQTVTVTKQVTSTTSDKGSKPLPITKKGGFFEDTFFEDCRKHYQTAVKQVLQKFNVTSTGTDDITTYRNLRQKDLREENQVATVDESTDVHKIIVDVKDFTDGGEVTVKTVDEREIVIEGRIEKKEGNKTTIKRFCKRFILPEDILVESVTSVVSSDGVLTITARKKVVDSGAETTQVIQKKITSTVQTQQVTDKSSEVQEKKDTQQTKVTKIKKTKVVTITSTTVPFFNDPTYIEDVKDFQEAITTIIKKMNLTIKDTDTFTAYRNRRKINPRNENQAISEKETDTVKKIIMDVCDFIGGVTVKVDEQILTVEGKGNRHTEGGGVQTFSFNRQFILPDDVNPDDITAVMTPEGILIITIITKQAVTSSMVTKKETHVKKEITEVKEEPKKVPTEDVTQKTTTTTTKTTRTVTITTKGPFFNDPTFVEDVKDFQEAITTIIKKLNLTVTEDIFTVYRNYRKNNPKIENQAVSQKDTDTIKKIVIDVCDFVGNVTVKVVDRELVIEGEGKRPTETGTTQTFKFNRRFSLPDDVTPDDITAVMSSEGVLVITIIRKIKVTQVKDTTETKKTTTSTTKTTRTVTITTTKTTFFNEPTFVEDVKDFQEAIMTIIKKLNLTVTETDVFTAYRNKRMINPRNENQAISEKETDTIKKIIMDVCDFIGCVTVKVDEQILTVEGKGNRHTEGGGVQTFSFNRQFILPDDVNPDDVTAVMTTEGILIITIIKRKTVTSSVVTKEQTQIKKEITEVEAKKTPTPEQPKKVPVEEPKKTPEEPKKAPEAPKAPEEPKKAPEAPKAPEEPKKAPEAPKAPEEPKKAPEAPKAPEEPKKAPEAPKAPEEPKKAPEAPKAPEEPKKAPEAPKAPEEPKKAPEEPKKAPEAPKAPEAPKAPEEPKKAPEAPKAPEAPKAPEAPKAPEEPKKAPEAPKAPEAPKAPEEPKKAPEAPKAPEEPKAHEASKAPEEPKKAPEASKAPEEPKKAPEAPTAPEEPKKAPETPKAPEEPKKAPEAPKAPEAPKAPEEPKKAPEAPKAPEAPKAPEEPKKAPEAPKAPEEPKKAPEAPKASEEAKKAPEAPKAPEAPKAPEAPKAPEEAKKVPEAPKAPEEPKEDVSKKTTTKTTTKTTRTVTITTKGSFFKDSTFVEDVKDFQEAITTIVKKLNLTVTEDVFTVYRNYRKNNPKNENQAVSQKDTDTTKKIVIDVCDFLENVTVKIVEHELVIEGEGKRPTETGAIQTFKFNRRFSLPEDVTPDDVTAVISSEGILIITIIRRIKITQTKKDTTDVQQKETKKVATTEEDVTKKTTTTTTKITKTVTITTKGPFFNDPSFVEDVKDFQEAITTIIKTLKLTATEGCFHRLQELPQEQPKERKPSCLTERYGHHQEDRD